In the Pyrolobus fumarii 1A genome, one interval contains:
- the ahcY gene encoding adenosylhomocysteinase codes for MEYRVKDLGLAERGKLQIEWAERNMPVVARMIRERFEREKPLKGIKVGAVLHVTKETAALVRTLKAGGAEVRLAASNPLSTQDDVAAALVKDGIEVCAWRGMNEDEYFSCIEFVAKWEPDIVIDDGGDLHAMLHDKFPSIAGKVWGGTEETTTGVIRLRAMEKQGVLKYPVIAVNDARTKMMFDNRYGTGQSTFDGILRATNILVAGKVVVVAGYGWVGRGIALRAKGLGARRVIVTEVDPIRALEAVMDGFEVMPMREAAKVGDIFITATGNKAVIRKEHMELMKDGAILANAGHFNVEIWIPDLEELATEKREIRPCVTEYRLKDGRRIYLLGEGRLVNLVCAEGHPSEVMDMSFANQALSVEYLVKNKGRLPAKVYNVPLEIDQEVARLKLKSMGIEIDELTEEQKKYLESWKLD; via the coding sequence ATGGAGTATCGCGTGAAGGACCTTGGTTTGGCTGAGCGTGGTAAGCTGCAGATCGAGTGGGCAGAGCGTAACATGCCAGTAGTTGCGCGGATGATTAGGGAGCGCTTCGAGCGTGAGAAGCCCCTGAAGGGCATAAAGGTTGGCGCAGTTCTCCACGTCACCAAAGAGACGGCTGCTCTCGTGAGGACGTTGAAGGCTGGCGGCGCTGAGGTTAGGCTCGCGGCTAGCAACCCGCTCAGCACGCAGGATGACGTTGCAGCCGCTCTCGTGAAGGACGGTATCGAGGTGTGCGCCTGGAGGGGCATGAACGAGGACGAGTACTTCTCGTGTATAGAGTTCGTGGCGAAGTGGGAGCCAGACATAGTTATTGACGATGGTGGCGACCTACACGCAATGCTTCACGACAAGTTCCCGTCGATCGCTGGGAAGGTGTGGGGCGGCACTGAGGAGACTACCACGGGCGTCATTAGGCTACGCGCTATGGAGAAGCAGGGCGTGCTCAAGTACCCCGTCATAGCCGTTAACGACGCTCGCACCAAGATGATGTTCGATAATAGGTACGGAACCGGTCAGAGCACGTTCGATGGCATCCTACGCGCCACGAACATACTCGTCGCTGGCAAGGTTGTCGTCGTGGCTGGCTACGGGTGGGTTGGCCGCGGCATAGCTCTTAGAGCCAAGGGCTTGGGCGCGAGGAGAGTTATCGTGACAGAGGTTGACCCGATACGCGCCCTCGAAGCTGTAATGGACGGCTTCGAAGTCATGCCAATGAGGGAGGCAGCCAAGGTAGGCGACATATTCATCACCGCCACCGGCAACAAGGCTGTGATAAGAAAGGAGCACATGGAGCTAATGAAGGATGGCGCGATACTAGCCAACGCTGGCCACTTCAACGTCGAGATATGGATACCCGACCTTGAGGAACTCGCGACCGAGAAGAGAGAGATACGCCCATGCGTAACCGAGTACCGCTTGAAGGATGGCAGGAGGATCTACCTTCTCGGCGAGGGGCGCCTAGTCAACCTTGTATGCGCAGAGGGCCACCCAAGCGAAGTAATGGACATGAGTTTCGCTAACCAAGCCCTCTCGGTAGAGTACCTCGTCAAGAACAAGGGGAGGCTACCGGCAAAAGTCTACAATGTGCCCCTCGAGATAGACCAGGAGGTTGCCAGGCTAAAGCTAAAGTCTATGGGCATCGAGATAGACGAGCTCACCGAGGAACAGAAGAAGTACCTTGAGAGCTGGAAGCTAGACTAA
- the pdxS gene encoding pyridoxal 5'-phosphate synthase lyase subunit PdxS — protein MRLYEVGFDTIVDFFYRLAEAADRLREDGLWFRYGPERLPEVIEIPARGTLRVKYGFPIFQKGGVCMDVTNVKQAEIAEDAGAVSVMVLDKLPYDVRKAGGVARMADVKVIEQVMESITIPVMAKVRIGHYMEAKILEAVGVDMIDESEVLTPVDEHHHINKWEFKIPFVNGARNLGEALRRITEGAAMIRTKGEAGTGNVAEAVRHMKQIMSEIWSLRSMSPEERMRKAREYGVPYQLVELTAKLGRLPVVNFAAGGIATPADAALMMWLGADGVFVGSGIFKSQDPRERAQAIVLATAMWDDPETVAEAQRMISESKSMMGIDIRKLKPEELLQVRGADA, from the coding sequence GTGCGTCTCTACGAGGTCGGGTTTGACACTATAGTCGACTTCTTCTACAGGCTGGCCGAGGCTGCTGACAGGCTGCGTGAGGATGGACTCTGGTTCCGTTATGGGCCGGAGAGGCTCCCCGAGGTTATCGAGATACCTGCTCGTGGTACTCTCCGCGTGAAGTATGGCTTCCCGATATTCCAGAAGGGAGGCGTCTGCATGGACGTTACTAACGTTAAGCAGGCAGAGATAGCCGAGGATGCTGGCGCCGTCTCGGTCATGGTTCTCGACAAGCTGCCCTACGACGTGAGGAAGGCGGGTGGCGTCGCGAGAATGGCTGACGTCAAGGTCATAGAGCAGGTTATGGAGAGCATAACGATACCCGTTATGGCGAAGGTGAGAATCGGGCACTACATGGAGGCTAAGATACTCGAAGCCGTGGGCGTCGACATGATAGACGAGAGTGAGGTGTTGACACCCGTCGACGAACACCACCACATAAACAAGTGGGAGTTCAAGATACCGTTCGTCAACGGCGCTAGGAACCTCGGCGAGGCTCTCCGTAGGATAACCGAGGGCGCCGCGATGATAAGGACGAAGGGCGAGGCGGGCACCGGCAACGTCGCCGAGGCAGTACGCCACATGAAGCAGATTATGAGCGAGATATGGTCTCTGCGCTCCATGTCCCCCGAGGAGAGGATGAGGAAGGCAAGAGAGTATGGCGTCCCCTACCAGCTCGTCGAGCTGACCGCGAAACTCGGCAGGCTCCCGGTCGTAAACTTCGCAGCAGGCGGTATAGCCACACCTGCAGACGCAGCCCTCATGATGTGGCTTGGCGCTGATGGCGTGTTCGTAGGCTCCGGGATATTCAAGAGCCAGGATCCAAGGGAGAGGGCACAGGCAATCGTGCTGGCAACGGCGATGTGGGATGACCCGGAGACTGTCGCAGAGGCGCAGAGGATGATATCCGAGTCAAAGAGCATGATGGGAATCGACATTCGCAAGCTCAAGCCGGAAGAGCTACTACAGGTTAGAGGCGCCGACGCCTAA